One genomic window of Kaistia geumhonensis includes the following:
- a CDS encoding DUF2160 family membrane protein — MSDLPPATTAKKPEGFLPIHTNAFDRVFIAVVVFVAIHLFWMRFVEQDLSLYVATVISVIVGALIIARG, encoded by the coding sequence ATGAGCGATCTGCCGCCTGCCACCACTGCCAAGAAGCCGGAGGGCTTCCTGCCGATCCATACGAATGCGTTCGATCGCGTGTTCATCGCGGTGGTCGTGTTTGTCGCAATCCATCTGTTCTGGATGCGCTTTGTCGAACAGGACCTTTCGCTGTATGTGGCCACGGTGATCTCCGTGATCGTCGGAGCCCTCATTATCGCCCGTGGCTGA
- a CDS encoding SDR family oxidoreductase, translating into MDFSGKRVLVTGAGKGIGRATAKMLAARGAEVVAISRSQADLDSLAEEIGARGIAVDLADAEATRRAALEALPADFLVNNAGTTALASFLDLPVEDFDMLYAVNARAPMIVAQEYARDRVKKGLPGAIVNVSSISSWIGFADHTAYCASKGAMDAMTRAMANELGRMGIRVNAVNPTVTLTPMAVKAWSDPAKSDPMMKRIPVGHFADPDEVAEVILFLLSDRASMINGITMPVDGGFMVN; encoded by the coding sequence ATGGATTTCAGCGGCAAGCGCGTTCTGGTGACCGGCGCCGGCAAGGGCATCGGCCGCGCGACGGCGAAGATGCTGGCGGCGCGCGGGGCCGAGGTGGTCGCGATCTCGCGCTCGCAGGCCGATCTCGACAGCCTCGCCGAAGAGATCGGCGCGCGCGGCATCGCGGTCGACCTCGCCGATGCCGAGGCGACCCGCCGGGCCGCACTCGAGGCGCTGCCGGCGGATTTCCTCGTCAACAACGCCGGCACGACGGCCCTCGCCTCTTTCCTCGACCTGCCGGTCGAGGATTTCGACATGCTCTATGCCGTGAACGCGCGCGCGCCGATGATCGTGGCGCAGGAATATGCGCGCGACCGCGTCAAGAAGGGCCTGCCGGGCGCCATCGTCAATGTCTCGTCGATCTCGTCCTGGATCGGCTTCGCGGACCACACCGCCTACTGCGCTTCCAAGGGTGCCATGGATGCCATGACGCGCGCGATGGCCAACGAGCTCGGCCGCATGGGCATCCGCGTCAACGCCGTCAATCCGACGGTGACGCTGACGCCGATGGCCGTGAAGGCCTGGAGCGATCCGGCCAAGTCCGACCCGATGATGAAGCGTATTCCCGTCGGCCATTTCGCCGATCCCGACGAGGTCGCCGAAGTGATCCTCTTCCTGCTCTCTGACCGCGCCTCGATGATCAACGGCATCACGATGCCGGTCGACGGCGGCTTCATGGTCAACTGA
- a CDS encoding carbohydrate ABC transporter permease, giving the protein MRPQSVGWLFLAPTLFILFVFGVLPFIYVLVVGFFDWNSFAADPTPRFSGVNNYRELVFDTGYLMSLWNTLRFGVFAVVSEIILGYALAQLFMRNFPLKGFFRTIHTLPLMIAPVAVGATWRLMTVPGLGPIPYYLDKWFGIDFLISRYPQQAFFTTVVMDVWHWTPLVTLTLLAALSSMPKEPFEQAQIDGANRFQTFWYVTLPMLKPAILSAVFIRLMDAMRTVDEVWMLTGGGPGAATRYVGLYIWRVVFPKTDYGYGSAMSLITLYLTIVLCWLLYAGLVARRDLRRTE; this is encoded by the coding sequence ATGCGCCCCCAATCCGTCGGCTGGCTGTTTCTGGCGCCGACCCTGTTCATTCTCTTCGTGTTCGGCGTTCTGCCGTTCATCTATGTGCTGGTCGTCGGCTTCTTCGACTGGAATTCGTTCGCGGCCGATCCGACGCCGCGCTTCTCGGGCGTCAACAACTACCGCGAGCTGGTCTTCGATACCGGCTATCTGATGTCGCTCTGGAACACGCTGCGCTTCGGCGTCTTCGCGGTGGTGAGCGAGATCATCCTCGGCTACGCGCTCGCCCAGCTCTTCATGCGCAACTTCCCGCTGAAGGGCTTCTTCCGCACCATCCACACGCTGCCGCTGATGATCGCCCCGGTCGCGGTCGGCGCCACCTGGCGGCTGATGACGGTGCCGGGACTCGGGCCCATCCCCTATTATCTCGACAAGTGGTTCGGCATCGATTTCCTGATCAGCCGCTACCCTCAGCAGGCCTTCTTCACCACCGTGGTGATGGATGTCTGGCACTGGACGCCGCTCGTCACGCTGACGCTGCTGGCCGCCCTGTCCTCGATGCCGAAAGAGCCCTTCGAGCAGGCCCAGATCGACGGCGCCAACCGCTTCCAGACCTTCTGGTACGTCACGTTGCCGATGCTGAAGCCGGCCATTCTCTCGGCCGTGTTCATCCGCCTCATGGATGCCATGCGCACCGTCGACGAGGTCTGGATGCTCACCGGCGGCGGTCCCGGCGCGGCCACGCGCTATGTCGGCCTCTATATCTGGCGCGTCGTCTTCCCGAAGACCGATTACGGCTACGGCTCGGCGATGTCGCTGATCACCCTCTATCTCACCATCGTGCTGTGCTGGCTGCTCTATGCCGGCCTCGTCGCCCGCCGCGACCTGAGGAGGACCGAATGA
- a CDS encoding NAD(P)-dependent alcohol dehydrogenase, producing the protein MQALVLEEKNRLSLRDFPIEETLGPRDVRIRLKTVGICGSDVHYYTHGAIGPFVVREPMILGHEASGIIEEVGSAVTELAVGDRVCMEPGLPDPASRATRLGLYNLDPAVRFWATPPIHGVLRPSVVHPADFTFKLPDNVSYAAGAMVEPLAVGVHGATKARVKPGDIAVVIGAGPIGLVTVLAALAAGCARVIVSDVDDTKLAIARKLGAVDAVNVAKQSLVDFVRAETAGWGADIVFECSGNTRAAAGVFEPLAPGGTVVFIGIPLEPVPYDVAAGQIKEARVEHIFRYAHVYPRCVAMLASGAIDVSPLITRTFPFAQSVEAFEYAAQSPAGEVKIQIEMPD; encoded by the coding sequence TTGCAGGCGCTCGTTCTGGAAGAGAAGAACCGTCTTTCGCTGCGCGACTTCCCGATCGAGGAGACGCTGGGTCCGCGCGACGTCCGCATCCGCCTGAAGACGGTCGGCATCTGCGGCAGCGACGTCCACTACTATACGCATGGTGCCATCGGCCCCTTCGTCGTGCGCGAGCCGATGATCCTCGGCCATGAGGCTTCGGGGATCATCGAGGAGGTCGGCAGCGCCGTCACCGAGCTCGCGGTGGGCGACCGAGTCTGCATGGAGCCGGGCCTGCCCGATCCCGCCTCGCGCGCGACCCGTCTCGGCCTCTACAATCTCGATCCGGCCGTGCGCTTCTGGGCGACGCCGCCGATCCATGGCGTGCTGCGGCCGAGCGTCGTCCACCCGGCCGACTTCACCTTCAAGCTGCCCGACAACGTCTCCTATGCGGCCGGCGCGATGGTCGAGCCGCTCGCGGTCGGCGTCCATGGCGCCACCAAGGCGCGGGTTAAGCCCGGCGACATCGCGGTCGTGATCGGCGCAGGGCCGATCGGCCTCGTCACCGTGCTCGCAGCGCTGGCGGCCGGCTGCGCCCGCGTCATCGTCAGCGATGTCGACGACACCAAGCTCGCGATCGCCAGGAAGCTCGGCGCTGTCGATGCGGTGAACGTCGCCAAGCAGTCGCTGGTCGATTTCGTCCGCGCGGAGACCGCCGGCTGGGGCGCCGACATCGTCTTCGAATGCTCGGGCAACACCCGCGCCGCGGCCGGCGTGTTCGAGCCGCTTGCTCCGGGCGGCACCGTCGTCTTCATCGGCATCCCGCTCGAACCGGTGCCTTATGACGTCGCCGCCGGCCAGATCAAGGAAGCCCGCGTCGAGCATATCTTCCGCTACGCCCACGTCTATCCGCGCTGCGTCGCGATGCTCGCTTCGGGCGCGATCGATGTCTCGCCGCTGATCACCCGGACGTTCCCCTTTGCCCAGAGCGTCGAGGCGTTCGAATATGCCGCTCAGTCCCCGGCAGGCGAGGTCAAGATCCAGATCGAGATGCCGGACTGA
- a CDS encoding carbohydrate ABC transporter permease, with amino-acid sequence MKRDRPALSLAFWVFSSLITLFPIYWMFVVSAKSRVELFGAPSFIIKSFFSENYWATITNTTYQGFMFNSIVIATSNALLVTTLALFATYALSRYPLVGKENVFFWTITNRMAPPAAFLLPLFLLYTQVFVVGDWKMFDTRIGLILLYCVFNLPFAIWTMRGVIDAIPHELDEAAYVDGAKTWQVLFHVITPLARPGLAVTAILTWVFAWNEYLFAATLTSVHARTITTGLAEFVTVTGTNWGQMAATAMLTLIPAVLFLALVQKHIVAGLTFGAVKG; translated from the coding sequence ATGAAGCGCGACCGTCCCGCCCTTTCGCTGGCGTTCTGGGTGTTCTCGAGCCTGATCACCCTCTTCCCGATCTACTGGATGTTCGTCGTCTCGGCCAAGAGCCGTGTGGAGCTGTTCGGCGCGCCGAGCTTCATCATCAAGAGCTTCTTCTCGGAGAACTACTGGGCGACGATCACCAACACGACCTATCAGGGCTTCATGTTCAATTCGATCGTCATCGCGACGTCGAATGCCCTCCTGGTCACGACGCTGGCGCTGTTCGCCACCTATGCGCTGTCGCGCTATCCGCTGGTCGGCAAGGAGAACGTCTTCTTCTGGACGATCACCAACCGCATGGCGCCGCCGGCGGCCTTCCTGCTGCCGCTCTTCCTGCTCTACACGCAGGTCTTCGTCGTCGGCGACTGGAAGATGTTCGACACGCGCATCGGCCTCATCCTGCTCTACTGCGTCTTCAACCTGCCCTTCGCCATCTGGACCATGCGCGGCGTGATCGACGCCATCCCGCATGAGCTCGACGAGGCGGCCTATGTGGACGGCGCCAAGACCTGGCAGGTTCTCTTCCACGTCATCACGCCACTGGCGCGGCCGGGCCTCGCGGTGACCGCGATCCTGACCTGGGTCTTCGCCTGGAACGAGTATCTCTTCGCCGCGACGCTGACATCGGTGCATGCCCGCACCATCACCACGGGCCTCGCCGAATTCGTCACCGTGACCGGCACGAACTGGGGCCAGATGGCGGCGACCGCCATGCTGACGCTGATCCCGGCCGTGCTGTTCCTCGCGCTGGTGCAGAAGCACATCGTGGCGGGCCTCACCTTCGGCGCCGTCAAGGGTTGA
- a CDS encoding SDR family NAD(P)-dependent oxidoreductase → MYLEKLRLDGRVAIVTGAARGIGLAITEALSEAGAHVVIADLDPEAGAEALAALRGKGVEAEFASLDVTRSAEVTALADALATRLGRIDILVANAGIARSGVAAEDTTDEHWLNVIDVNLNGVFWCNRAFGRHMIAAGRGSIVNIGSMSGFIVNRPQKQAFYNASKAAVHHLTKSLATEWAPHGIRVNAVAPTYIETPLTKFAYEIPGMVEAWLRDTPMGRLGRPDEIASVVHFLASDAASLMTGSIVQADAGFTAW, encoded by the coding sequence ATGTATCTCGAAAAGCTGAGACTCGACGGCCGCGTCGCCATCGTGACGGGCGCGGCGCGCGGCATCGGCCTCGCGATCACGGAAGCTCTGTCCGAGGCCGGCGCGCATGTCGTGATCGCGGATCTCGACCCTGAAGCCGGCGCCGAGGCGCTGGCGGCGCTGCGCGGCAAGGGCGTCGAGGCGGAATTCGCCAGCCTCGACGTCACCCGTTCGGCCGAGGTCACCGCGCTTGCCGATGCGCTCGCCACCCGGCTCGGACGGATCGACATCCTCGTCGCCAATGCTGGCATCGCGCGGTCGGGCGTCGCCGCCGAGGACACGACCGACGAGCACTGGCTCAACGTCATCGACGTCAATCTCAACGGCGTCTTCTGGTGCAACCGCGCCTTCGGGCGCCACATGATCGCGGCCGGACGCGGGTCGATCGTCAATATCGGTTCGATGTCCGGCTTCATCGTCAACCGGCCGCAGAAGCAGGCCTTCTACAACGCCTCCAAGGCGGCCGTGCATCACCTGACGAAGTCGCTCGCCACCGAATGGGCGCCGCACGGCATCCGCGTCAACGCCGTGGCGCCGACCTATATCGAGACGCCGCTGACGAAATTCGCCTACGAGATTCCGGGCATGGTCGAGGCCTGGCTTCGCGATACACCGATGGGGCGGCTCGGGCGGCCAGACGAGATCGCATCCGTCGTGCATTTCCTCGCCTCGGACGCAGCCAGCCTGATGACGGGCTCGATCGTGCAGGCGGATGCCGGCTTTACCGCCTGGTAG
- a CDS encoding extracellular solute-binding protein, producing MMFGAAVAGLLVGAGEARADFWSDAAKGLEGTTIHGVSESTPPSNYVKDVLAPEFTKKTGIKVEFEATSWDQMYDKAIKDMEANTGIYDFVYIEQDIVYSYLARNFLVDITKSLAEKPNLKSPDFDPAMFTTFVNYFKNEGGDIFGVPMEAFIKVYLYRKDLFEDAKVKDAFKAKYGYDLAPAKTHQQYKDIADFFTAWGKDNGGEFWGSTVQAHTGHPASWYEFFESVAPTFGVYNWGIDPSKNYAASVANGGSMNSPESKKALEWWLSLLPDAPPESTASTWDEVAATFAAGRTAQGLVYGENAAWIATNDTKSKVVGKVGVALPPLEPGVLEAAESGKGYIGYYDGGAFGIPHSSKNKDAALLFLEFIAQPSVQADWAVAGSRITHQATYDDPKVVAQDAKTDGYYSLMKNDGRLFAGAPPYPFHAQVREATAPFFYQAITGELSASDALDQMAAAAEQELTKLGYRK from the coding sequence ATGATGTTCGGCGCCGCGGTCGCCGGACTGCTGGTCGGCGCCGGCGAGGCGCGGGCCGATTTCTGGTCGGATGCCGCCAAGGGTCTCGAGGGCACGACCATTCACGGCGTGTCGGAGAGCACCCCGCCGTCGAACTACGTCAAGGACGTGCTGGCTCCGGAATTCACCAAGAAGACCGGCATCAAGGTCGAGTTCGAGGCCACGTCCTGGGACCAGATGTACGACAAGGCGATCAAGGACATGGAGGCCAATACCGGCATCTATGACTTCGTCTATATCGAGCAGGACATCGTCTATTCCTACCTCGCCCGCAACTTCCTGGTCGACATCACCAAGTCGCTGGCCGAGAAGCCCAACCTGAAGTCGCCCGATTTCGACCCAGCGATGTTCACCACCTTCGTCAACTACTTCAAGAACGAAGGCGGCGACATCTTCGGCGTGCCGATGGAAGCCTTCATCAAGGTCTATCTCTATCGCAAGGACCTTTTCGAGGACGCCAAGGTCAAGGACGCCTTCAAGGCCAAGTACGGCTATGACCTCGCTCCGGCGAAGACGCATCAGCAGTACAAGGACATCGCCGACTTCTTCACGGCGTGGGGCAAGGACAATGGCGGCGAGTTCTGGGGCTCGACGGTCCAGGCGCATACCGGCCATCCGGCCTCCTGGTACGAGTTCTTCGAAAGCGTCGCGCCGACCTTCGGCGTCTACAACTGGGGCATCGATCCCTCGAAGAACTATGCCGCCTCCGTCGCCAATGGCGGCTCGATGAACAGCCCCGAGTCCAAGAAGGCGCTGGAATGGTGGCTGAGCCTGCTGCCCGACGCACCGCCGGAGTCGACGGCCTCGACCTGGGACGAAGTCGCGGCGACCTTCGCCGCCGGCCGCACCGCTCAGGGTCTCGTCTATGGCGAGAACGCCGCCTGGATCGCCACCAACGACACCAAGTCGAAGGTCGTGGGCAAGGTCGGCGTGGCTCTGCCGCCGCTCGAGCCGGGCGTGCTCGAGGCGGCCGAGTCCGGCAAGGGCTATATCGGCTACTATGACGGCGGTGCCTTCGGCATCCCGCACTCCTCGAAGAACAAGGACGCCGCGCTGCTGTTCCTCGAGTTCATCGCTCAGCCTTCGGTGCAGGCCGACTGGGCGGTTGCGGGCTCGCGCATCACGCATCAGGCGACCTATGACGATCCGAAGGTCGTTGCGCAGGACGCCAAGACGGACGGCTACTACTCGCTGATGAAGAATGACGGCCGTCTCTTCGCCGGCGCCCCGCCCTATCCGTTCCACGCGCAGGTCCGCGAGGCGACCGCCCCGTTCTTCTACCAGGCGATCACGGGCGAGCTCTCGGCCTCCGACGCCCTGGACCAGATGGCGGCTGCTGCCGAGCAGGAACTGACCAAGCTCGGCTATCGCAAGTAA
- a CDS encoding AraC family transcriptional regulator, producing the protein MGFERRIVPDFEVIVCAPEESFRWNVHDYPHHLAKWHYHPEFELHLIQASAGEMMIGDYVGAFEAGSLVLTGSGVPHNWVSRIQPGERVPNRDMLIQFSPDFAEKVAGLCPEFDAVGELFEDAKRGIEFSGATAEAGRRLLRSIGAARGAQRLLMFLELMTVLARNPSERRTLSRAAPSPGQQTRSSEKIETAISYILEHSAQPIRLTQLSALCGMEATAFSRFFKKQTGHTFARYVNCMRVHAACNLLANSDMPITDICFEVGFNNIANFNRQFVKICGRSPSAYRRDARRIGTTTRIEVLAEARL; encoded by the coding sequence ATGGGCTTCGAGCGCAGAATCGTTCCTGATTTTGAAGTCATCGTGTGCGCGCCGGAGGAATCGTTCCGCTGGAACGTGCACGATTACCCGCACCATCTCGCCAAGTGGCATTATCATCCCGAGTTCGAGCTGCACCTCATCCAGGCCAGCGCCGGCGAGATGATGATCGGCGACTATGTCGGCGCCTTCGAGGCCGGCAGCCTGGTGCTGACCGGTTCTGGCGTTCCGCATAACTGGGTGAGCCGCATCCAGCCGGGCGAGCGGGTCCCCAATCGCGACATGCTGATCCAGTTCAGCCCCGACTTCGCCGAGAAGGTCGCCGGGCTCTGCCCGGAATTCGACGCGGTCGGCGAACTCTTCGAGGATGCGAAGCGCGGCATCGAGTTCTCCGGCGCCACCGCCGAGGCGGGGCGGCGCCTGCTCCGTTCGATCGGCGCCGCGCGCGGCGCGCAGCGGCTTCTGATGTTCCTCGAGCTGATGACGGTGCTCGCCCGCAATCCGTCCGAGCGGCGCACGCTCTCGCGTGCCGCGCCCTCGCCCGGCCAGCAGACGCGCTCTTCGGAGAAGATCGAGACCGCGATCAGCTACATCCTCGAGCATTCCGCGCAGCCGATCCGCCTGACCCAGCTCTCGGCGCTCTGCGGCATGGAGGCGACGGCCTTCTCGCGCTTCTTCAAGAAGCAGACGGGCCACACCTTCGCGCGCTACGTGAACTGCATGCGGGTCCACGCGGCGTGCAACCTGCTCGCCAATTCCGACATGCCGATCACCGATATCTGCTTCGAGGTCGGCTTCAACAACATCGCCAATTTCAACCGGCAGTTCGTCAAGATCTGCGGCCGCTCCCCTTCGGCCTATCGTCGCGACGCCCGCCGGATCGGCACGACGACGCGTATCGAGGTGCTGGCGGAGGCGCGCCTCTGA
- a CDS encoding LacI family DNA-binding transcriptional regulator: MTIRTVAADAGVSVAAVSKVLRNAYGVSDALRAKVQESITRLGYRPHAAARGMRGQSYTLGVILPDLTNPFFADIMAGIDAALERTEYQPLLGVGQSSPAVELELVDAMLDRQMDGLILLGPRMTIDRVAAIAERAPTVVMAHHPVGPTRFDTVNDDDQLGARLIVQHLAGMGYRSIVYFSQDLQFNESQVTYHREIGYRAAMTEAGLGRYISVVMAEQAPREVRTLVRQLLQGRPRPEAIFCWTDFIAFEALSVARELGLSVPDDVAIVGYDNTRYCDLAQNALTSIDQSGQLLGLQAARLLVERIKGREEAEHLVITPRLVVRASTVRKNAVSTGN, from the coding sequence GTGACGATCCGGACGGTGGCCGCGGATGCGGGCGTGTCCGTGGCGGCGGTGTCCAAGGTGCTGCGCAACGCCTATGGCGTCAGCGACGCGCTGCGGGCAAAGGTGCAGGAGTCGATCACGCGGCTCGGCTACCGGCCCCATGCCGCGGCGCGCGGCATGCGCGGGCAGAGCTATACGCTCGGCGTGATCCTGCCCGATCTCACCAATCCGTTCTTCGCCGACATCATGGCCGGCATCGACGCGGCGCTGGAGCGCACGGAATACCAGCCGCTGCTGGGCGTCGGTCAATCCTCGCCGGCCGTCGAGCTCGAACTCGTCGACGCGATGCTGGACCGGCAGATGGATGGACTGATCCTGCTCGGGCCGCGGATGACCATCGACCGCGTCGCGGCCATCGCAGAGCGCGCACCGACCGTCGTCATGGCGCATCACCCGGTCGGCCCCACGCGGTTCGACACCGTCAACGACGATGACCAGCTCGGCGCCCGGCTGATCGTCCAGCATCTCGCAGGCATGGGCTATCGCTCGATCGTCTATTTCAGCCAGGACCTGCAGTTCAACGAGAGCCAGGTCACTTATCACCGCGAGATCGGCTATCGCGCCGCGATGACCGAGGCCGGCCTCGGCCGCTACATTTCGGTCGTGATGGCGGAGCAGGCGCCGCGCGAAGTCCGAACGCTCGTGCGCCAGCTGCTGCAGGGTCGCCCGCGCCCGGAGGCCATCTTCTGCTGGACGGATTTCATCGCCTTCGAGGCGCTCTCGGTCGCCCGCGAGCTCGGCCTTTCGGTTCCCGACGACGTCGCCATCGTCGGCTATGACAACACCCGCTACTGCGACCTCGCCCAGAACGCGCTCACCTCGATCGACCAGTCGGGTCAGTTGCTCGGGCTGCAGGCGGCGCGACTTCTCGTCGAGCGCATCAAGGGCCGCGAGGAGGCCGAGCACCTCGTGATCACCCCGCGCCTCGTCGTGCGCGCCAGCACGGTGCGCAAGAACGCCGTGTCGACCGGCAACTAG
- a CDS encoding GMC family oxidoreductase, producing the protein MSGRYDYIIAGGGSAACVAAMRLVREHGFRVLIVERGPEKTARVMRMPAGYMKYLGREDYLEMHHTVAQPRLGGRAPIVPQAKALGGGSAVNAMVYMRGQREDYDGWDAMLGGGSGWSYADLLPHFRALERNSKFNDAYHGISGGLHVSDPGSLCDTTQDYILTAQGAGIPYNPDFNGARQAGVGVMQHTMGLINGRMERCDAVTAFLAPLRSDPRLTIVTDARVDRITMENGRATGIVWRTPTGEGSAIAEREVLVAAGTYNTAKLLMLSGIGPAAHLKEFGLPVVADLPVGAMLQDHHEVPVIATTRGPSGYFGQDRGWNMIRNGLQYLLFNTGPVTTTGIESCLFYDPDGGERPTIQLYCAPIVYLDRDVSSAEPTYGVTLTSCLLRPKARGSVRLRSADPAAMPLVDANFFGDPEDLHLTIASLRFARTLLATEPLAAKIGTELLPGAALEDDAALAAYCGKTVKTNYHPIGTARMGSDGDASAVLDTRLRVRGVAGLRVIDCAAMPAIPSGNTNAPVMALASRAVDFIAADAALASVA; encoded by the coding sequence ATGAGCGGCCGCTACGACTACATCATCGCGGGCGGAGGTTCGGCGGCCTGCGTTGCCGCCATGCGTCTCGTCCGCGAGCATGGCTTCCGGGTGCTGATCGTCGAGCGCGGGCCGGAAAAGACGGCGCGCGTCATGCGGATGCCGGCCGGTTACATGAAGTATCTCGGTCGCGAGGACTATCTCGAGATGCACCACACGGTCGCCCAGCCGCGGCTGGGCGGTCGCGCGCCGATCGTTCCGCAGGCGAAGGCGCTCGGCGGCGGCAGCGCGGTCAACGCGATGGTCTATATGCGCGGCCAGCGCGAGGACTATGACGGCTGGGACGCGATGCTCGGCGGGGGTTCCGGCTGGTCCTATGCCGATCTCCTGCCGCATTTCCGGGCGCTGGAACGCAATTCCAAGTTCAACGACGCCTATCACGGCATCTCGGGCGGACTGCACGTCTCCGACCCGGGCAGCCTCTGCGACACGACGCAGGACTATATCCTGACCGCGCAGGGCGCTGGCATCCCGTACAATCCCGACTTCAACGGCGCCCGCCAGGCCGGCGTCGGCGTGATGCAGCACACGATGGGCCTCATCAACGGCCGCATGGAGCGATGCGACGCCGTCACCGCCTTCCTCGCCCCTCTGCGCAGCGACCCGCGCCTCACCATCGTCACCGATGCCCGCGTCGACCGCATCACGATGGAGAACGGCCGCGCGACGGGCATCGTCTGGCGAACGCCGACCGGCGAGGGTTCGGCCATCGCCGAGCGTGAGGTGCTGGTCGCTGCCGGAACCTACAACACCGCCAAGCTCCTGATGCTGTCGGGCATCGGGCCGGCCGCGCATCTCAAGGAATTCGGACTGCCGGTCGTTGCCGATCTCCCCGTGGGCGCCATGCTGCAGGATCACCACGAGGTCCCGGTCATCGCGACGACACGCGGCCCGAGCGGCTATTTCGGCCAGGACCGCGGCTGGAACATGATCCGCAACGGCCTGCAATATCTTCTCTTCAACACCGGCCCTGTGACGACGACGGGCATCGAATCCTGCCTCTTCTACGATCCGGACGGCGGCGAGCGGCCAACGATCCAGCTCTATTGCGCGCCGATCGTCTATCTCGACCGCGACGTGTCGAGCGCCGAGCCGACCTATGGTGTGACGCTCACCTCCTGCCTGCTGCGCCCGAAGGCGCGCGGCAGCGTCCGCCTCCGTTCGGCCGACCCGGCGGCGATGCCGCTGGTCGACGCGAATTTCTTCGGCGATCCGGAAGATCTGCACCTCACCATCGCCTCGCTGCGCTTCGCGCGGACGCTCCTCGCAACGGAGCCGCTTGCTGCCAAGATCGGCACGGAATTGCTGCCCGGCGCGGCGCTCGAGGACGACGCAGCCCTCGCCGCCTATTGCGGCAAGACGGTCAAGACCAACTACCACCCGATCGGAACAGCCCGCATGGGGTCCGACGGCGACGCGTCGGCGGTGCTCGACACGCGCCTCAGGGTGCGCGGCGTCGCCGGGCTGCGCGTCATCGACTGCGCTGCCATGCCGGCCATCCCCTCGGGCAACACCAATGCGCCCGTCATGGCACTGGCGAGCCGCGCGGTGGACTTCATCGCCGCCGATGCCGCCCTCGCGAGCGTGGCCTGA
- a CDS encoding alcohol dehydrogenase catalytic domain-containing protein, translating into MTRLDRTMTAVVCHGPRDYRVERVGMPEAGPREIVVRVDACGICAGDCKCWAGAPMFWGGDNPYVKPPVIPGHEFFGTVEELGPGAGEYHGVAIGDRVIAEQIVPCDRCRFCRSGQYWMCEVHNIFGFQRQVADGGIAEYMLYPATSRVHKIPAEMPLEDAAIIEPLSCAIHTVNRGDIQLDDVVVIAGAGPLGLLMTQVARLKTPRKLVVIDMVDERLALARRYGAEVTINPGREDAEAIVRSLTGGYGCDVYIENTGHPSGVTQGLKIIRKLGRFVEFSVFGSETTADWSIIGDRKELDIRGAHLGPYCYPIAIDLLSRGLVTSDGVVTHSYALEDWDEALKMAISLDSIKVLMRPGYRANR; encoded by the coding sequence ATGACGAGACTGGACAGGACGATGACGGCCGTGGTCTGCCACGGCCCCCGCGATTATCGCGTCGAGCGGGTGGGCATGCCCGAGGCGGGCCCGCGCGAGATCGTGGTGCGGGTCGATGCCTGCGGCATCTGCGCTGGCGACTGCAAATGCTGGGCCGGCGCGCCGATGTTCTGGGGCGGCGACAACCCTTACGTGAAGCCGCCGGTCATTCCAGGCCATGAGTTCTTCGGCACGGTCGAGGAGCTCGGCCCCGGTGCCGGTGAATACCACGGGGTCGCGATCGGTGACCGCGTGATCGCCGAGCAGATCGTGCCCTGCGACCGCTGCCGTTTCTGCCGCTCCGGGCAGTACTGGATGTGCGAGGTGCACAACATCTTCGGATTCCAGCGGCAGGTCGCCGACGGCGGCATCGCCGAATACATGCTCTATCCGGCCACGTCCCGCGTTCACAAGATCCCGGCCGAGATGCCGCTCGAGGACGCGGCGATCATCGAGCCGCTGTCCTGCGCCATCCACACGGTCAATCGCGGCGACATCCAGCTCGACGACGTCGTCGTCATCGCCGGCGCCGGTCCGCTCGGCCTTCTCATGACGCAGGTGGCGCGGCTCAAGACACCCAGGAAACTCGTCGTCATCGACATGGTCGACGAGCGCCTCGCGCTCGCGCGCCGCTACGGCGCCGAGGTGACGATCAATCCGGGCCGCGAGGATGCCGAGGCGATCGTGCGCTCCCTCACCGGTGGCTATGGCTGCGACGTCTATATCGAGAATACCGGCCACCCCTCGGGCGTCACGCAGGGCCTGAAGATCATCCGCAAGCTCGGGCGCTTCGTCGAGTTCTCGGTATTCGGGTCGGAGACGACCGCCGACTGGTCGATCATCGGCGACCGCAAGGAGCTCGATATCCGCGGCGCCCATCTCGGCCCCTACTGCTATCCGATCGCGATCGACCTCCTGTCGCGCGGCCTCGTCACCTCGGATGGCGTCGTCACCCATTCCTACGCCCTGGAGGACTGGGACGAGGCGCTGAAGATGGCGATCTCGCTCGATTCCATCAAAGTGCTGATGCGTCCGGGCTACCGGGCCAATCGATGA